In one Colletotrichum destructivum chromosome 2, complete sequence genomic region, the following are encoded:
- a CDS encoding Putative RNA recognition motif domain, nucleotide-binding alpha-beta plait domain superfamily, translating into MGKTKSTTKGSKAADPLTKVKSAAVAKAVESPKSKTKVASKKSKKVVEPESESSDSSEEDSESEASSDSSDSEEEEKPTKKAAAPKAAAKKAESSDSDSDDSSESEEEEVPKAKTNGAAKKAESSDSDDSEEDSDDSDSSDDEKTEKKAEASSDSSDSDSDEEEETSDSKEASETETKVEEPSKKRKALDEPVIPGKKARTDISDKSSTLFVGSLAWAVDDNSLYEAFQEFSDLTGARVVTDKATGRSRGFGYVDFATPEAAAAALEGSQGRELAGRAMNIDFSGQKPAGEGNPQARAFDRAQKHGDTVSPESDTLFVGNLPFDVDQDTVRAFFSEAAEVTSVRLPTDPESGNLKGFGYVSFNSIDDAKTAFAQLNGQYVGEGRSGRAVRLDYAGQKPQREGGGFGGGRGGGRGGGRGGFGGRGRGGGDRGGRGGRGGRGGFSSTNRGGFGDFKGQKVTF; encoded by the exons ATGGGCAAGACCAAGTCTACCACCAAGGGCAGCAAGGCCGCTGACCCTCTCACCAAGGTGAagagcgccgccgtcgccaaggccgtcgagagcCCCAAGTCCAAGACCAAGGTGGCCtccaagaagtccaagaaggtcgtcgagcccgagtccgagtccTCCGACAGCAGCGAGGAGGATTCCGAGTCCGAGGCTTCCAGCGACTCTTCCGACtctgaggaggaggagaagcccacCAAGAAGGCTGCTGCccccaaggccgccgccaagaaggccgagtcTTCCGACTCCGACTCTGACGACTCTTCCGAAtcagaggaggaggaggtcccTAAGGCCAAGACCAACGGCGCCGCTAAGAAGGCTGAGTCCTCCGACAGCGATGACTCTGAGGAGGACTCTGACGACTCCGACTCTTCTGACGACGAGAAGACTGAGAAGAAGGCTGAGGCT AGCTCCGACTCCTCCGACTCCGACTccgatgaggaggaagagaccTCCGACTCTAAGGAAGCATCTGAGACTGAGACCAAGGTTGAAGAGCCCTCCAAGAAGCGTAAGGCTCTTGACGAGCCTGTCATCCCCGGCAAGAAGGCTCGTACCGATATCTCCGACAAGAGCTCTACTCTCTTCGTCGGCTCCCTCGCCTGGGCTGTCGATGACAACTCTCTGTACGAGGCTTTCCAGGAATTCTCTGACCTCACCGGTGCCCGCGTCGTCACCGACAAGGCCACCGGCCGCAGCCGTGGCTTTGGCTACGTTGACTTTGCCACCCctgaggctgctgccgctgccctTGAGGGATCCCAGGGccgcgagctcgccggccgTGCTATGAACATCGACTTCTCCGGCCAGAAGCCCGCTGGAGAGGGTAACCCCCAGGCGCGCGCTTTTGACCGCGCCCAGAAGCACGGCGACACTGTCTCCCCCGAGAGTGACACTCTCTTCGTCGGCAACCTTCCCTTCGACGTTGACCAGGACACCGTCCGCGCTTTCTTCAGCGAAGCTGCTGAGGTCACCAGCGTTCGCCTGCCCACTGACCC CGAGTCGGGCAACCTCAAGGGCTTCGGCTACGTTTCCTTCAACTCTATTGATGATGCCAAGACTGCTTTCGCTCAGCTCAACGGCCAGTACGTTGGCGAGGGCCGCAGCGGCCGTGCCGTCCGCCTGGACTATGCCGGCCAGAAGCCCCAGCGTGAGGGCGGTGGCTTCGGTGGCGGCCGCGgtggtggccgtggtggtggccgcGGTGGCTTCGGTGGTCGTGGACGTGGCGGTGGTGACCGCGGTGGCCGcggtggccgtggcggccgtggtggaTTTTCTTCCACCAACCGTGGTGGCTTCGGCGACTTCAAGGGCCAGAAGGTCACCTTCTAA
- a CDS encoding Putative sugar phosphate transporter domain-containing protein, whose translation MPRSSSPSDSTSSSLVHVLPPDPSLSASASAVPSAISSSPDPIEHDDTLSSSSHDHATATTNRRLLSPSPLLLPPPTAPSPAGHATTPTQSSKPDDTRPQDVAASTADLAHASLRLGSSSTFINSINKESPFHEPDTDVNQEFEMEPLKEAGHRRRRSSLMQNASSSNHQRVPSRTQGNLLEEPKISEENLGATPSASKDGEADSFSDEDLHDDEETGLTKKDKNRKKKKRRNNTRLDQRIVRGEISAEEKKEADQNVFRRSVVNVALILLWYLFSLSISLYNKWMFDEDRLNFAFPLFTTACHMLVQFVLASLVLFLVPSLRPSNGHRHSDLGRSRHESEPDRPLMTKMFYLTRIGPCGAATGLDIGLGNTSLKFITLTFYTMCKSSSLAFVLIFAFLFRLEKPTWRLVAIIATMTLGVVLMVSGEVEFKVSGFILVISAAFFSGFRWGLTQILLLRNPATSNPFSSIFFLAPVMFLTLIVIAIPVEGFPALIEGLKVLVAEWGVITTPLFLLFPGCIAFLMTASEFALLQRTSVVTLSIAGIFKEVVTISAAAIVFNDRLTPINFVGLVTTMGAIVAYNFIKITQMREDAQREVHRGHMEVASGTSTSGSDNDDGGEETGLLRNSTDYEDNLITADGDILPNPQHTAQESRTAQAHRDN comes from the exons ATGCCCCGatcctcctccccatccGACTCTACATCATCCTCACTTGTGCATGTGCTGCCTCCCGACCCCAGTCTatctgcctctgcctctgctgTTCCCAGTGCCATATCATCCTCCCCCGATCCCATTGAACACGACGacaccctctcctcctcctcacaCGACCACGCTACTGCTACTACCAACCGACGCCTCCTGAGCCCGTCACCTCTGCTGCTCCCTCCACCTACCGCCCCGTCTCCTGCTGGGCACGCGACCACGCCGACTCAGTCCTCGAAACCGGATGACACCCGGCCACAAGACGTTGCTGCCTCTACCGCCGATCTCGCCCACGCATCTTTGCGCCtgggctcctcctccaccttcATAAACAGCATCAACAAAGAAAGTCCTTTCCACGAGCCCGACACCGACGTCAACCAAGAATTTGAGATGGAGCCCTTGAAAGAGGctggccaccgccggcgccgcagtTCCCTAATGCAAAACGCCAGCTCAAGCAACCACCAGAGGGTCCCGTCCAGGACTCAGGGAAACCTGCTCGAAGAACCAAAGATATCGGAAGAGAACCTCGGGGCGACGCCATCGGCCTCCAAAGACGGGGAAGCCGACAGCTTTTCCGACGAGGATctccacgacgacgaggagacaggtctgacgaagaaggacaagaacaggaagaagaagaagaggaggaacaATACCCGCTTGGACCAGAGAATCGTTCGCGGAGAGATCTCGgctgaggagaagaaggaagcgGACCAAAACGTCTTCAGGAGATCGGTGGTGAACGTCGCTTTGATCTTGCTATGGTATTTGTTTTCACTCAGCATCTCGTTG TACAACAAATGGATGTTTGACGAAGACCGCCTCAACTTTGCCTTCCCTCTGTTTACGACCGCTTGCCACATGCTGGTGCAGTTCGTCCTCGCATCCTTGGTATTGTTTCTAGTTCCGTCGCTACGCCCGTCGAATGGCCACCGCCACTCAGATCTGGGCCGCTCAAGGCACGAGTCCGAGCCGGACCGGCCGTTGATGACCAAAATGTTCTATCTGACGCGCATTGGACCCTGCGGTGCTGCGACGGGTCTCGATATTGGACTTGGAAATACTTCACTCAAGTTCATCACCCTCACATTTTACA CTATGTGCAAATCATCCTCCCTAGCGTTTGTTTTGATCTTTGCCTTTTTGTTCAGACTCGAAAAGCCCACGTGGCGGCTTGTGGCCATCATTGCGACAATGACTCTCGGTGTTGTCCTCATGGTATCGGGAGAAGTTGAGTTTAAAGTGAGCGGTTTCATCCTTGTTATCTCtgccgccttcttctccggaTTCCGCTGGGGCTTGACTCAAATCCTCTTGCTCCGCAACCCGGCGACCTCGAACCCGTTCTCGAGCATTTTTTTCCTCGCGCCAGTCATGTTCTTGACGTTGATTGTCATCGCCATTCCTGTGGAGGGCTTTCCCGCCCTCATTGAAGGTCTGAAGGTCCTCGTGGCCGAGTGGGGTGTTATCACGACCCCTTTGTTCCTCCTGTTCCCCGGCTGCATCGCCTTTCTCATGACCGCCTCGGAGTTCGCTCTGCTGCAGCGTACCTCGGTCGTCACCCTCTCTATTGCCGGGATCTTCAAGGAGGTTGTCACCATCTCCGCTGCCGCTATCGTCTTCAACGACCGTCTGACGCCCATCAATTTTGTCGGTCTCGTCACTACTAtgggcgccatcgtcgcgtATAACTTCATCAAGATCACCCAGATGCGTGAGGACGCTCAGAGAGAAGTTCACCGCGGTCACATGGAAGTTGCCTCCGGTACGTCCACGAGTGgcagcgacaacgacgacggcggcgaggagactGGTCTTCTGCGGAACAGCACTGACTACGAAGACAATCTCATCACTGCGGACGGTGATATCTTGCCCAACCCGCAACACACAGCGCAAGAGTCGCGGACGGCTCAGGCTCACCGTGACAATTAG
- a CDS encoding Putative SWI/SNF and RSC complexes subunit Ssr4 protein: MAQDPSDGIDQELLNHAHLISANHYADQARVDLNQVTKWLMAAPQVAKDKAPFFWTYLDRPRDGQVYLTWQPLKRLGTNFASDGMIWGPEQYHRQDVGNGLSLEIHYVKSGFVPGEQVAMHARRRFRLVPSQTGVMNAPQPDISLWIVHYGSSDPPDRVPVNLIPVSQETQHIMATRNHLQKCGQIARKDFMLSDRASWPQIQFPRNGGRPQMYNPPAQSRRVPQQMAYPPAGPQGRRGRQQAQAQAQAQAQQHQQALAHAEPLHDDEELEKDLFDHLTPRDISFARYQQNHEWMEEIVSSPYALSQIAPPDLGLGLKGELAPLTDGIFSAQSANALTEPPQKPYIGRLEPGLADEFRKRVQEHLEATKAEMEKMKAEHAKNMASLKTSSVYVDAEKDVKNSIQERGPEPWRIEGHYTDSDDNNGSWSQKHNKKVDEIVAQVEANLGRHIEVLHNVHRIQDGGFQEPAPEPIKEPSPAPPPASSPAQAAGVDAGAPGSRRPSQAGSNHSGVMVGDSDIDMGGTAAGLLDELHTGFSANSTPLNNFPTPQTHLNSTAGTPANVNAPSPAPIPPTIPEETGAPASKDTSAVLGEDVPMGNTESTKDASATAPDQGTGSGEWVVVPKGGTSPDPAVAPGTGTTEGDEPKPAAKASSAAGTPTETQTPGGFSSLGDLDSAGDAMASYGASIGDGLDINMEMEDSAFGDAFHGVSSNDTPGNQSEGGA, encoded by the exons ATGGCGCAGGACCCGAGTGATGGAATTGATCAGGAGCTG CTGAATCACGCTCATCTTATATCTGCCAATCATTATGCCGACCAGGCGCGTGTTGACCTGAACCAAGTTACTAAATGGCTGATGGCTGCACCCCAAGTTGCGAAAGACAAAGCTCCCTTCTTCTGGACCTACCTCGACCGACCCCGCGATGGCCAAGTGTACCTTACATGGCAACCCCTCAAGAGGCTTGGAACAAATTTCGCGAGCGACGGAATGATATGGGGTCCCGAGCAATACCATAGACAGGATGTTGGGAACGGACTG TCTCTCGAAATTCACTACGTCAAGTCGGGTTTCGTACCCGGCGAGCAGGTTGCCATGCACGCGCGTCGCAGATTTCGGCTTGTGCCGTCGCAGACCGGCGTCATGAACGCGCCGCAACCTGATATCAGTCTTTGGATCGTTCATTATGGCTCTTCCGACCCTCCCGACCGCGTTCCGGTCAACCTGATACCCGTTTCCCAAGAGACCCAGCACATTATGGCGACCCGTAATCATCTCCAGAAGTGTGGCCAGATTGCTCGCAAAGATTTCATGCTCTCGGATCGCGCCAGCTGGCCCCAAATTCAATTTCCCCGCAACGGTGGACGGCCACAGATGTATAACCCGCCGGCACAGTCACGGCGTGTTCCGCAGCAGATGGCCTATCCCCCAGCCGGTCCTCAAggtcgccgcggccgccaacaagcgcaggcacaggcacaggcacaggcacagcagcatcagcaggCTCTAGCCCATGCCGAGCCCCTGCACGACGATGAGGAGCTCGAGAAAGATCTTTTTGACCACCTGACTCCTAGGGACATATCCTTCGCGCGGTATCAGCAGAACCACGAGTGGATGGAGGAAATTGTGTCTTCCCCTTACGCCCTTAGTCAGATCGCACCGCCTgatcttggtcttgggcTCAAGGGAGAGTTGGCGCCTCTGACTGACGGAATCTTCTCTGCGCAGAGTGCGAACGCGCTCACCGAACCACCTCAAAAACCGTACATTGGGCGTCTGGAGCCTGGACTAGCCGATGAGTTCAGGAAAAGAGTCCAGGAGCATCTTGAGGCAACgaaggccgagatggagaagatgaaAGCGGAACATGCCAAGAACATGGCCAGTCTCAAGACTAGCTCGGTATATGTAGATGCCGAGAAGGATGTTAAGAACTCCATCCAGGAACGTGGCCCGGAGCCATGGCGCATCGAGGGCCACTACACAGATTcggacgacaacaacgggTCATGGTCGCAAAAGCACAACAAGAAGGTGGACGAGATCGTGGCCCAGGTTGAAGCCAACCTTGGCCGACATATCGAAGTTCTTCATAATGTCCACCGAATACAAGACGGTGGTTTTCAGGAGCCCGCTCCGGAGCCTATCAAGGAACCTTCACCCGCCCCGCCCCCGGCAAGCTCTCCGGCGCAGGCTGCTGGCGTTGACGCGGGTGCTCCAGGATCGCGACGGCCATCGCAGGCGGGCTCCAATCATAGCGGGGTGATGGTGGGTGACTCGGACATCGATATGGGCGGAACTGCGGCAGGACTACTGGATGAGTTGCACACCGGGTTCTCTGCCAACTCCACTCCGCTGAACAACTTCCCTACGCCACAGACTCACCTTAACTCAACGGCCGGAACCCCTGCCAACGTGAATGCGCCCTCACCTGCACCGATTCCTCCAACCATCCCCGAGGAGACTGGGGCTCCAGCTTCCAAGGACACTTCTGCTGTCCTCGGAGAGGATGTTCCCATGGGTAACACAGAATCGACCAAGGATGCCTCCGCCACCGCGCCTGACCAAGGAACTGGCAGCGGGgagtgggtggtggtgcctAAGGGAGGAACATCGCCCGATCCCGCTGTTGCTCCCGGCACCGGCACGACCGAGGGCGACGAACCCAAACCGGCCGCCAAAGCCTCATCCGCTGCCGGAACGCCAACGGAGACTCAAACCCCCGGCGGCTTTAGTTCTTTGGGCGACCTCGACTCGGCCGGTGATGCGATGGCCAGCTACGGGGCGTCCATAGGGGACGGTTTGGACATCAACATGGAAATGGAGGACTCTGCCTTTGGAGATGCTTTCCACGGCGTATCTAGTAATGACACGCCAGGAAACCAGTCCGAAGGCGGTGCCTAG
- a CDS encoding Putative RNA recognition motif domain, nucleotide-binding alpha-beta plait domain superfamily, producing the protein MAYPPPPGISSGLPTGNPSSHPSLPARPPPPKPSGGFKSAFKPAFGAPASAAPTYSSASSYASAPAANYGAPYQSYPQHSSPSVGGAGPYQAPPSSYNQYPQAAAGYGQTTGYNAPPSVYGAGPQIRNPFPVPGSATDYDPDMAMQIAQWQSAYSSRDPTGRDTTAAVGSGGRGTPATGSSAANLSAVPDPAAAAAAAAAANQPPERKKTVVREGGGKKWTDDSLAEWDPSHLRLFVGNLAGEVTDESLLKAFSRWKSVQKARVIRDKRTAKSKGYGFVSFSDADDFFQAAKEMNGKYIQSHPVTVRKANTEIKITNVKDKDHNNRKNKNKKYSGNGSGGGGGNKHASDGTGYEPHLGPVHSHGVTKPGQKTKNGLKLLG; encoded by the coding sequence ATGGCCTACCCGCCCCCTCCAGGTATCTCGAGCGGGCTCCCCACCGGCAACCCGTCCTCGCACCCTTCCCTACCCGCACGTCCGCCCCCGCCCAAGCCCTCCGGAGGCTTCAAGTCCGCCTTTAAGCCTGCCTTCGGCGcgcccgcctcggcggcacCCACTTACTCGAGCGCATCGAGCTACGCCagcgcgcccgccgccaactATGGCGCCCCCTACCAGTCCTACCCGCAACACTCTTCGCCCTCGGtaggcggcgccggcccctACCAGGCACCGCCCTCCTCCTATAACCAATACCCACAAGCTGCCGCCGGCTATGGCCAGACCACCGGCTACAAtgcgccgccctcggtcTACGGCGCCGGGCCGCAGATCCGGAACCCGTTCCCCGTCCCCGGCAGCGCTACGGACTACGACCCGGACATGGCGATGCAAATAGCCCAATGGCAGAGCGCGTACAGCTCACGGGATCCGACGGGCAGAgacaccaccgccgccgtcggctctGGCGGCCGCGGTACCCCGGCGACGGGCAGCTCCGCAGCAAACCTCTCAGCTGTTCCCGATCCCgcggctgccgctgccgcagcggcagcggcgaaTCAGCCACCGGAACGCAAGAAGACTGTCGTCcgagagggcggcggcaaaaAATGGACGGATGACAGCCTCGCCGAGTGGGATCCGAGCCACTTGCGCCTCTTCGTTGGCAACCTTGCGGGCGAGGTGACGGATGAGTCTCTGCTCAAGGCCTTCTCGCGGTGGAAATCTGTGCAGAAGGCGCGCGTCATCCGCGACAAGCGCACCGCCAAATCAAAGGGCTACGGCTTCGTCTCCTTTagcgacgccgacgacttcTTTCAAGCCGCCAAGGAGATGAATGGCAAGTACATCCAGAGCCACCCGGTCACCGTCCGCAAGGCCAACACGGAGATCAAGATCACCAACGTTAAGGACAAGGACCACAACAACcgcaagaacaagaacaagaaatACTCCGGCaatggcagcggcggtggtggtgggaaCAAGCATGCTAGCGACGGGACCGGATACGAGCCCCATCTCGGCCCCGTACATAGTCACGGCGTCACCAAGCCCGGGCAGAAGACTAAGAACGGCCTCAAGCTGCTTGGATGA
- a CDS encoding Putative 6-phosphogluconate dehydrogenase, 6-phosphogluconate-binding protein, which translates to MSGPVADMGLIGLAVMGQNIILNAADHGFTIAAFNRTVSKVDKFLANEAKGKSIVGAHSIEEFVSKLKSPRRVMLLVQAGKAVDDYIETLIPLLEKGDIIIDGGNSHFPDSNRRTQYCSSKGIRFVGSGVSGGEEGARYGPSLMPGGNEEAWPYLKDLFQSISAKSDNEPCCDWVGDEGAGHYVKMVHNGIEYGDMQLITEAYDILKRGLGLSSKEIGDVFAKWNKGVLDSFLIEITRDIMYFNDDDGTALVEKILDKAGQKGTGKWTAVNALDLGMPVTLIAEAVLARCLSAIKEERTKASTLLSYVGRNSKFEGNKEQFIDDLEQALYASKIVSYAQGFMLMQEAAKEYGWKLNKPSIALMWRGGCIIRSVFLKDITNAYRNNPDLENLLFDDFFNKAIHTAQPGWRDVVSKAALLGIPTPAFSTALSWFDGYRTKDLPANLLQAQRDYFGAHTFRVKEEQANEKYPAGQDIHVNWTGRGGNVSASNYNA; encoded by the exons ATGTCTGGACCTGT CGCTGATATGGGCCTCATCGGCCTGGCCGTTATGGGTCAGAA CATTATCCTGAACGCTGCCGAC CACGGTTTCACCATCGCTGCATTCAACCGTACCGTCTCCAAGGTCGACAAGttcctcgccaacgaggccaagggcaagtcCATTGTGGGCGCTCACTCCATCGAGGAGTTCGTCTCCAAGCTCAAGAGCCCCCGCCGTGTCATGCTTCTTGTCCAAgccggcaaggccgtcgatgacTACATTGAGACCCTCATCCCTCTCCTTGAGAAGGGCGACATCATCATTGATGGTGGTAACTCTCACTTCCCCGACTCCAACCGCCGCACCCAGTACTGCTCTTCCAAGGGAATCCGCTTTGTCGGTTCCGGTGTGTCCGGTGGTGAGGAGGGTGCCCGCTACGGCCCTTCCTTGATGCCCGGTGGTAACGAGGAGGCCTGGCCTTACCTCAAGGACCTCTTCCAGTCCATCAGCGCCAAGAGCGACAACGAGCCCTGCTGCGACTGGGTTGGTGACGAGGGTGCTGGCCACTACGTCAAGATGGTTCACAACGGTATTGAGTACGGTGACATGCAGCTCATCACTGAG GCCTATGACATCCTGAAGCGTGGTCTTGGTCTCTCCAGCAAGGAGATTGGTGATGTCTTCGCCAAGTGGAACAAGGGTGTCTTGGACTCTTTCCTCATTGAGATCACCCGTGACATCATGTActtcaacgacgacgatggcacTGCTCTCGTCGAGAAGATCCTCGACAAGGCTGGCCAGAAGGGTACCGGCAAGTGGACTGCCGTCAACGCTCTTGACCTCGGCATGCCCGTCACCCTTATCGCTGAGGCTGTCCTTGCCCGCTGCTTGtccgccatcaaggaggagcGCACCAAGGCTTCTACCCTTCTTTCGTACGTGGGCCGCAACAGCAAGTTTGAGGGCAACAAGGAGCAATTCAtcgacgatctcgagcaGGCTCTGTACGCCTCCAAGATCGTCTCTTACGCCCAGGGCTTCATGCTGATGCAGGAG GCCGCCAAGGAGTACGGCTGGAAGCTCAACAAGCCCTCTATCGCCCTTATGTGGCGCGGTGGCTGCATCATTCGCTCCGTCTTCCTCAAGGACATCACCAACGCCTACCGCAACAACCCCGACCTTGAGAACCTTCTCTTCGACGACTTCTTCAACAAGGCTATCCACACTGCCCAGCCCGGCTGGAGAGACGTTGTCTCCAAGGCCGCGCTTCTCGGAATCCCAACCCCGGCCTTCTCCACCGCTCTGTCCTGGTTCGACGGTTACCGCACTAAGGACCTCCCTGCCAACCTTCTCCAGGCCCAGCGTGACTACTTTGGCGCACACACCTTCCGTgtcaaggaggagcaggCTAACGAGAAGTACCCTGCGGGTCAGGACATCCACGTTAACTGGACTGGCCGCGGAGGTAACGTCTCTGCTTCTAACTACAACGCATAA
- a CDS encoding Putative large ribosomal subunit protein mL54 has translation MICRTCLRRASALPRLQAPRATAALVIRPFSLSAPSRNAAAAPDDSTKTKATDVPPNLSSLKNDAPAPAPISSCPAGTVLNGLNYFKGRTDPVALRDEEYPEWLWTVLESKKVTVESADDLAAEMFSKSKKQRKAAAKRQKAIEAKLVASGDVEALAPKVPLPQQSINLPGEKGGDVEHNLHAATKRDELRKAMRTERKAKIKESNYLKSM, from the exons ATGATTTGCAGAACATGCCTGCGGCGAGCCTCGGCTTTGCCCCGTCTCCAGGCCCCAagggccaccgccgcccttgtcATTAgacccttctctctctccgcgCCTTCAAGGAATGCAGCAGCGGCGCCCGACGACAGCACCAAAACGAAAGCGACGGATGTACCCCCGAACCTTTCGAGCCTCAAAAACGAtgcgcccgcgcccgcgcctATCTCCTCATGccccgccggcaccgtcctCAACGGGCTGAACTACTTCAAGGGCCGGACGGACCCGGTGGCCCTCCGCGACGAGGAGTATCCCGAGTGGTTGTGGACGGTCCTGGAGTCCAAAAAGGTGACCGTCGAGTCCGccgacgaccttgccgccgaaATGTTCT ccaagtccaagaagcagcgcaaggccgccgccaagcgccaaaaggccatcgaggccaaGCTTGTTGCCTCAGGCGACGTCGAAGCCCTCGCGCCCAAGGTCCCGCTGCCGCAGCAGTCCATCAACCTGCCTGGCGAAaagggcggcgatgtcgaaCATAACCTTCACGCAGCGACCAAGAGAGATGAGCTACGCAAGGCGATGCGCACGGAGCGTAAGGCTAAGATCAAGGAGTCCAACTACCTCAAGTCCATGTAA
- a CDS encoding Putative NADH dehydrogenase [ubiquinone] 1 beta subcomplex subunit 10, which yields MPTPESEMFLAQKPKVPPTFDGVDYDDTKAFKQAQDAIIREQWVGAMMLRLVGEELGKCYKKEGVNHLENCGHLREKYLVLLKEKKVKGTLFEQQNYISKQ from the exons ATGCCGACTCCCGAGTCCGAGATGTTCCTGGCGCAGAAGCCAAAGGTTCCCCCGACtttcgacggcgtcgactacgacgacaCCAAGGCGTTCAAGCAGGCACAGGACGCCATTATCCGCGAGCAATGGGTCGGTGCCATGATGTTGCGTCTCGTCGGTGAGGAGCTGGGCAAATGCtacaagaaggagggcgtCAACCACTTGGAGAATTGCGGTCATTTGAGAG AAAAGTACCTGGTTCTGCTCAAAGAGAAGAAGGTTAAGGGCACATTGTTCGAGCAGCAGAACTACATCAGCAAGCAATAG
- a CDS encoding Putative TAFII55 protein region, producing the protein MPDISAPPPRPKLKLSVGSRQSSFSEQNGATPSASTPSSSMKIKLKPSQPPTPAGTAAPAPSKTKAGRVSKPTTKIIESKKREQDEDDDGTNHPSKKIKLLKTPVVSTPRTGHIVVKSKGKPPVHPPGDGYDSEASDQEKDPTIEEQFILRMMPGEHCEYVRKCIEEGKVGIPRKDGGADIMMKFFDEDTRRAMVVVKGQPYAAVMVELPTITEGMKSWDRKTLMKSADICHMLLVFQQVRSEEEAKKAPLPAMIQPGFKWPHGLTPPMHDATNQRFAKIISRSEIELKENEVKKLLQADAAAMSSRYELIDDRKMQSGDEYSEDEQDADGEADDSGYFPADGYNDGELDEHDDDLEAELMAAFEEEEAMNQVTTEAGTPATQLEAATPMTMNTGTPAHNAHDSGDGEESVASEEDEDDDDDEDDDDKERLDEVKAVREDITQLKNEIAKKEQEKSNQTNKILKNRVEARLKDLRAELSLKQASIGEQEEDED; encoded by the coding sequence ATGCCAGACATCAGcgctccgccgccccggccgaAGCTGAAGCTTAGCGTGGGCTCGCGACAGTCCTCGTTCAGCGAACAGAATGgcgcgacgccgtcggcttcgactccttcctcctcgatgaaGATTAAGCTGAAGCCATCACAACCACCGACACCAGCTGGAACCGCGGCGCCTGCCCCGTCCAAGACGAAAGCTGGAAGGGTTTCCAAGCCCACAACCAAGATCATTGAATCCAAGAAGCGGGAacaggacgaagacgacgatggcaCGAACCATCCGTCCAAGAAGATCAAGCTTCTGAAAACGCCTGTTGTGTCGACGCCTAGGACAGGTCATATCGTTGTTAAGTCAAAAGGCAAACCGCCTGTTCACCCACCCGGCGACGGTTATGACTCCGAGGCTAGTGACCAGGAGAAGGACCCTACAATCGAGGAGCAGTTCATATTGCGCATGATGCCCGGCGAGCATTGCGAATACGTCAGGAAGTGCATTGAGGAAGGCAAGGTCGGCATCCCTAGAAaggatggcggcgctgaCATAATGATGAAGttcttcgacgaggacacCCGGCGCGCCATGGTGGTAGTAAAGGGGCAGCCTTATGCTGCAGTCATGGTCGAACTGCCTACGATCACGGAAGGCATGAAGTCTTGGGACCGAAAGACCCTCATGAAGTCTGCCGACATTTGTCACATGCTCCTTGTATTTCAGCAGGTCCGgagtgaggaggaggcaAAGAAGGCGCCGTTACCTGCAATGATCCAACCTGGATTCAAATGGCCGCACGGTCTGACACCCCCTATGCACGATGCCACCAACCAAAGATTCGCCAAGATCATCAGTCGCTCAGAGATCGAGCTGAAGGAAAATGAGGTCAAGAAGCTCTTGCAggccgacgcggccgccaTGTCCTCCAGATACGAACTCATCGACGACAGAAAGATGCAGTCTGGCGACGAGTACTCCGAAGACGAAcaagacgccgacggcgaggctgACGACAGCGGGTATTTCCCGGCTGACGGCTACAACGACGGCGAACTCGATGAACATGATGACGACTTGGAGGCTGAGCTAATGGCTGCtttcgaggaggaggaggcgatgAACCAGGTCACGACAGAGGCAGGCACACCAGCGACACAACTCGAGGCCGCTACCCCCATGACTATGAATACCGGCACACCCGCACATAATGCCCACGATAGCGGTGACGGAGAGGAGTCTGTCGCcagcgaggaagacgaagatgacgacgacgatgaagacgatgacgacaaggAGCGGCTGGACGAAGTCAAGGCAGTCCGGGAGGACATTACACAGCTCAAAAACGAGATCGCGAAGAAGGAGCAAGAGAAGTCGAATCAGACGAATAAGATTCTGAAGAACCGCGTCGAGGCTCGCTTGAAGGATCTGAGAGCAGAGCTGTCGCTCAAGCAAGCATCTATTGGAGAacaggaagaggatgaagactAG